The genomic interval TCCACGCGCGGCAGCGTGTCCACGATCTCGTTGACCTGGGCGATGACGATGCCGCCCTTGAACGCGGTGGCCTCGGCGATCACCGGCGTGTCCTCGGTGTTCGGCCCGGTGTAGAGATTGCCGTGGCGGTCGGCGGCCTGCGCGGCGACCAGCGCCACGCGCGGGGTCAGATCGACGAAGTAGCGGCCGAACAGTTCCAGGTAGGTGTGGATCGCGCCGATCTCGATGCGCTTGTCGGCGACCAGCCGCGCCAGGCGCAATGCCTGCGGCCCGGAAAAGGAGAAATCCAGGCGCTGCGCGATGCCGCGTTCGAACACGTCCAGATGCGAAGGCAGCGCCAGCACCGACTGCAGCAGGTGCAGCCCGTGCACCCGCGCCGGATCGACTTCGGTCAGGCACTGCGAGAGGAAATCGGCCTGCTTCTGGTTGTTGCCCTCCACGCACACGCGATCGCCCGGCTCGATCACCGCCTCCAGCAGCGCCACCGCGTCCTTGGCCTCCACCAGGCGCCCGCGCGCCAACCCTTCGGCGCGCTGCAGGCGTTGCCGGCGATTGTCGGCGAGCGTGTTCCAGTCCTGAGGCATAAGGCTTTCCGTCGGCGAATGGAGGGCGGCAGCGCCTGGCGGCGGGCCGGCCGAAATTGTAATTACGATATAATTATGAAACCGTGACCAATGCACGCTGCGCTGCAGCAGGCGCTTTCGGCGTGCTGCAACAGCTTTCGGGATCGGCGGCGATTCAGCTGGCCGACGCCTGCTCGGCGAGGCCGTTGCCAGCGCGTTTCGTTAGACCTCGTCGGGCTCGGCGCCGAACGCGCGCCGGTAGGCCTCGCGATCGAAACGCAGCACGGCGCGCGCACGCTGCTCGGTCAGCGGGCGCACTACCAACTGCACGTCCACCCGTCCTTGATACGCGCGGACCGACGGGATCGCCAGGAACCAACGCGCGCCAGGGCCGCTGCAGTACCAGAACGCATCTGAATCGGTGGTCATCGCGCCATCGGGCATCAGCAGTGAGTCGTAGCTTGAGTAGGAGAAATGCCCCGCCTTCTTCACCACGACCAGATCCGCGCCGGTGAGAGGAAGGCCCTCGCTGATAAGAGACATATCCTGAAAGGACTGCTGCAGGGCGCATTCGATCCTGCGTGTGTTGCGCCGGTGCAGAAACGCGAATGCCACCACGTAGGCAGCGATTGCGGCGTAAAAGACCGCGTCCAGTATGTTCAAGCGCGCTCGTCCCCGATGTGGAGCCACATGGCCGCGCCGCTTCGGCGGTCTTGCATGGACGATGCCAACCGTGTGCTGCCGCCAGCCTACCCGCCCAACGCCGCACTGATCTCCGCCGCCGCCGCGCACACCGCCTGCATCGCCGCCTGCGCATCGATTTGCTGCGGGCGGCGTTCGATGAAGGGCACGGTGAGCGTGTAGATGGCGCTGCCGTGCTGCAGGATCGGCGCGGTCAGGTCGATCACGCCGACCACCGCTTCGCTGGGGTGGATGCTGTAGCCCAGCGCGCGCACCTGCGCGGCGGCGGCCAGGAACGCGTCGCGGTCGTAGGCCACGTCGCCGGCGTCCAGGCGCTGCAGCAACCGCGCCTGCGCGTCTTCGTGCTGGAACGCGAACAGCACCAGGCCGGAGGTGGAATGCGCGAATGGGCGGCGGTGGCCGGGACGCACCACCATGCCAAGATCGCTGGGCACGTCCATCTGCGCAATGACCACGATCTGCTCGTCCGACGGCGCCACCAGGTGGCAGGGCTGGCGGATCGCATCGGCCAGCCGGCGCATCACCGGCAGCGCCGCCTCGGTGACGTTCTGCACCTGCGGCTGCTGCATGCCGAGCATGAACAGGCGGTTGGTCAGCACATAGCCGCCCTCGCCCGGCCCGCCCTTGGTCAGGTAGCCGCGCTCCTCCAGCACCTGCAGCATGCGGAAGATCTCCCCGCGCGAACGGCCGATGCCCTGCGAGATCTCGCTCATGGTCATCGGCCGCGCGTCGCGCGCCAGCAGTTCCAGGATATCCAGGCCCTTGTCCAGGGCGGGAGCACGGTACTTGGGTGGGGGCGTGGTCATTCCGTCGAGGCCAGGCGGGGTGGAAGGGCGCTAGGGTACAGGGAATGCCCGTGGACAGAAGCGCGGCGACGCGGCCTGCGCCTGGCGTGCGGATGTCCGCATGGGCTGCCGACTCCGACGCGAGCGAGCCGCTGCACGCCGCTTGCGAGGGACGGCCTGCGCCAAGGTTCGGGCACGGCCCATGCCACGGCGTGCCATGCAAATATAAACACGTATTTTATATTTGCATGACGCCAGCGGGCGCAGTACGCTCCGGCCACAACTCAACGCGACGCGGCACATCCTGGGAGGGGTAGGCGGCATGCACTACAGCAGCGACACCGCAACAGCGGCGCCCGGCAGCCTGGCGCGTACCGCCATCGTGCCTCTGGTCCTGATCGTCAGCCTGTTCTTTCTGTGGGGCATGGCGAACAACCTCAACGACATCCTGATCAAGCAGTTCAAGAAGGCCTTCGAGCTGTCCGACCTGCAGGCCGGGCTGGTGCAGAGCGCGTTCTACCTGGGCTACTTCGTGTTCGCGATCCCGGCGGCGATGTTCATGCGCCGCTTCAGCTACAAGGCGGCGGTGGTGCTCGGCCTGCTGCTGTACGCGGCCGGCGCGTTCCTGTTCTACCCGGCCGCGCAGGAGCACACCTACGGGTTGTTCCTGCTGGCGCTGTTCGTGATCGCCAGCGGCCTGGCGTTCCTGGAAACCACCGCCAATCCGCTGGTCACCGTGCTCGGCCCGGCCGACGGCGCGGCGCGGCGGCTGAACCTGGCGCAGGCGTTCAATCCGCTCGGCTCGATCACCGGAGTGATGATCGGCCAGCACTTCATCCTGTCCGGCGTGGAGCACACGCCGCAGGAACTGGCGGCGATGGCGCCGGCCGCGCGCGCCAGCTTCTTCGCCGCCGAATCGGCCGCGGTGCAGACGCCCTACCTGATCATCGGCGCGGTGGTGGTGCTATGGGCGCTGTTGATCGGACTGACCCGCTTCCCGGTCACCCGCGAAGACGGCGCCGTGACCGGCGGCGGCAAGGCCTATTTCGGTCCGCTGCTGCGCAACCGCCGCTTCGTGTTCGCGGTGGTCGCGCAGTTCTTCTATGTCGGCGCCCAGGTGGGCATCTGGAGCTACCTGATCCGCTATCTGCAGGACGCGGTGCCGGGCACTCCGGAAAAGACCGCGGCCAGCTTCCTGACTGTCTCGCTGGTACTGTTCATGGCCGGCCGCTTCATCGGCACCGCGTTGCTGCGCTTCGTGTCGCCGGCGGTGTTGCTGGGCGCGTTCGCGCTGCTCAACCTGCTGCTGTGCGGTGTGGCGATCGCCTTGCCGGGCTGGACCGGGCTGTATGCACTGGTGGCCAGCAGCGCGTTCATGTCGGTAATGTTCCCGACCATCTTCGCGTTGGGCCTGGACGGATTGAACGACGATGCGCGCAAGCTGGGTTCGTCGCTGATCGTGATGGCGATCATCGGCGGCGCGGCGTTGACCGCGCTGATGGGCGCGTTGTCCGACCATGCCGGCATCCATTGGGCGATGGCGGTGCCGGCGCTGTGCTTCGCGGTGATCCTGGCGTTCGCCGCCTACGCACGCGACCTCGCGGCCGCTTCGCGCACTGCCGCCACTGGAGCCTGAGATGCCGCGCCACTGCTATCTGCTCGACCTGCACGACGATCCGGCGCTGATCGCCGAATACGAGCGCTGGCATCGCCCCGATACGGTGTGGCCGGAGATCGTCGCCTCGTTGCGCAATGCGGGCATCCGTGAGCTGGACATCCATCGTTGCGGCGACCGGCTGGTGATGCTGATGGAGGTGGACGAAACCTATTCGCCCGCGGCCAAGGCCGCCGCCGATGCGGCCGACCCGCGCGTGCAGGCCTGGGAGGAGTTGATGTGGCGCTTCCAGAAGCCGCTGCCGGGTTCGGCGCCCGGCGAGAAATGGCGCGAGGCGCTGCAGATCTTTTCGCTGCAGGCGGCGGTCGCGGAGCAGGCGCGGAGGCAGGAGCGCGAGTGAGGCGAGCGAGCTCGCGCCGCTGCTTCCTGTAGGAGCGGCTTCAGCCGCGACGAACGAAGCCATTGCGCCATCCGGCGTCGGTGGCAGTCGGGACTGAAGTCCCTCCCATAGTGCACCCAACCGGCTCGCCGCGAACCCCTTGTGGGAGCGACTTCAGTCGCGACGAGCGGGACTGCCCAGCTGCTGGGCTTCGGAAGCGATCGTGACAGCAGCATCGAGAAAAGGGCCGGATATCGCAGCAACTTGGCACTCTGTCGCGGCTGAAGCCGCTCCTACAGAAAAGCGCGCGGCCTTCCGCGCGCTTGCTGCGTTATGCCTGATGCGCTGCCAGATCCGCTGAGGCATGCCCCGCGCTGCTACTTCCTGTAGGAGCGGCTTCAGCCGCGACGAGCGAAGACATTACGCTATCGGCTTCGGTGGCAGTCGGGACTGAAGTCCCTCCTACAGTGCACCCAACCAGCCCGCCGCGAACCCCTTGTGGGAGCGACTTCAGTCGCGACGAGCGGGACTGTCCAGCTGCTGGGCTTCGGAAGCGATCGTGACAGCAGGATCGAGAAAGGGCGGGATATCGCAGCGACTTGGCACTCTGTCGCGGCTGAAGCCGCTCCTACAGAAAGCGTGCGCGGCCTTGGCCGCGCGCTTGCTGCGTTACGCCTGCTGCGCGGCCAGATCCGCTGAGGCAGGCCCTGCGCTGCTGATTCCTGTAGATACCGTCTTCCGGCCTAACAGGCAATGGCCTTTTGAGGATCGAAGGGTGTGCGTGATTTGAGCACGCCATAGGCGATGTGCAGCAGCTTGCGCATGGCGGCGCAGATGATCTGCTTGTTGGCCTTGCCGCGTTGTCGCATGCGCTGCTTCAGCGCACGGACGACCGGATTGTGGGTCATGGCGACCAAGGCCGGCAGGAACAGGCCAGCACGCAGGCGCGGGGAGCCAGTGCGGGAGATGCAAACCTGCCCCTGGCGCTTGCCGGACTCTTGCAGGCGTGGGTTGAGCCCGGCAAAGGCGGTCACCGCCGAAGCGCGGGCGAAGCGGTCCACGTTGCCAAGTTCGGCCAGTATCAAGGCCGCGCTGGTGTCGGCGATGCCGTCGATGCTGACCAGCAGCTCGCGCTGCCCGCGCAAGGTGGGATCCTGGTCGATATGATCGTCGATGGCCCGTTCGATCTGCGCGATGCGCGCCTGCAACTGGCCGATGTTCTCCAGGATCGAGTCGCGCACCACCAGTGTAGCCACGTCCAGGCGGTTGCGCTCCATCTGCAGCATCTGCAGCAGGTCGTCCCGACGCCGCACCAGCGCCTTGAGCTGCTTGAGCGCCGGCGGATCGGGCTGCCAGCGCCGCAGCGACTCCCGGTGACGCAGGCCATAGCTGGCGATCAGCTTGGCATCGCTGCGGTCGGTCTTGACCCGGGTCAGCTGGCTGCGTGCATACAGCGCCATCTGCGCCGGGTTGAGCACGCACACGCGATAGCCCTCCCCATGGACAAACTCGGCCAGCGCCTCGTGATAGGTGCCGGTGGCTTCCATGACGATCCAGCTGTCCGGCTGCGCATGGGTCCGCAACCACGCATGCAGGGCGTGGAAGCCCTTCGGATCGTTGGGTAGCTTGGCCTTGGTGCGGTACTTGCCGTTGGCCAGGTCGATGGCCAGGTCGAAACTGCGTTTGGCGACGTCGATGCCGACGACTGGGGACATGAGAATTCCTCCGTCGGATGGGGATCACGATCATCGCTGCGCCCGGTCCTGCCTTGTGGATGCGAGTTCACGCCGAGGGCGGACTCTGGATACCGTTCGGACACCGTGGGCCAGCATGTGGAGGGCGGGAGCCGATCTACAGCACAAGCTCGAAGCTTCAGGAGCGACTGGACTTCCCGCACCTCCTCCGATGATCAGTCGGAAGACATAACGTCCTAACGGCGTCATGTCCAGATACAAGGAGCGGCTTCAGCCGCGACAAACGAAGCCATTATGCCATCCGGCTTCGGTGGCAGTCGGCACTAAAGTCCCTCCCACAGTGCACCCAACCAGCCCGCCGCGAACCCCTTGTGGGAGCGACTTCAGTCGCGACGAGCGGGACTGTCCAGCTGCGGGGCTTCGGAAGCGATCGTGGCAGCAGCATCGAGAAGAGGGCCGGATATCGCAGCGACTTGGCACTCTGTCGCGGCTGAAGCCGCTCCTACAGAAAAGCGTGCGCGGCCTTGGCCGCGCGCTTGCTGCGTTATGCCTGCTGCGCGGCCAGGTCCGCGCTCCAGAACGGGCCGTCCGGATACAGGTACTGGGTGACCGATTGCGCGTGCATCTCGGCCGAGAAGCCCGGCAGCGTCGGCGCCAGGTAGCGGCCGTGTTCGATCCGCACCGGATCGACGAAGTGCTGGTGCAGGTGGTCGACGAACTCGATCGCGCGGTCTTCCATCTTGCCGGTGATGGCGACGAAGTCGGCCATCGCCAGGTGCTGCACCAGCTCGCACAGGCCCACGCCGCCGGCATGCGGGAACACGCGCACGCCGAACTTCGCCGCCAGCAGCAGGATCGCCAGGTTCTCGTTGACCCCGCCCACGCGCGCCGCGTCGATCTGGATCAGGTCCACCGCGCCGGCCTGCAGCAGTTGCTTGAACACCACGCGGTTCTGCGTGTGCTCGCCGGTGGACACCGGCACCGGCGCGATGCCCTGGCGGATCGCGGCGTGGCCGAGCACATCGTCCGGGCTGGTCGGCTCCTCGATCCAGGCGATGTCGAATTCGGCCAGCTGGCGCATCCAGGCGATCGCCGGGCCCACGTCCCAGCGCTGGTTGGCGTCCACCGCCATCGCGATGTCCGGACCGATCGCCTCGCGCGCCAGGCGGCAGCGGCGGATGTCGTCCTGCACGTTGGCGCCGACCTTGAGCTTGATCGTGCGGAATCCATCGGCCACCGCTTCCTTGGCCAGGCGCACCAGCTTCTCGTCGGAGTAGCCGAGCCAGCCGGGCGAGGTGGTGTAGGCCGGATAGCCCTGTTCGAGCAAGGTCTGCGTGCGCGCGGCGCGCTGCGGCTCGGCCGCGCGCAGCAGCGCCAGCGCGTCGTCGGGGGTCAGCGCGTCGCTGAGATAACGGAAGTCGATGGTGGCCACCAGCTGTTCCGGCGACAGCTCGGCGATGTAGCGCCACAGCGGCTTGCCGGCGCGGCGCGCGGCCATGTCCCAGGCGGCATTGATGACGCCGCCGATGGCCATGTGCATCACGCCCTTCTCCGGGCCCAGCCAGCGCAGCTGCGAATCGTCGGTGAGGCTGCGCGCGAAGCCGCCCAGATCGCCGATCACCGCCTCCACGTCGCGCCCGACCACATGGTGCGACAGCGCCGCGATCGCCGCGCTCTGCACGTCGTTGCCGCGGCCGATGGTGAACACCAGGCCGTAGCCGGCCAGGCCGTCGTCGGCATCGGTGCGCAGGCGCAGGTAGGCGGCCGAGTAGTCCGGATCCGGATTCATCGCATCGGAACCATCCAGTTCGCGCGAAGTGGGGAAACGCACGTCGAAGGTCTCGAGGGCAACGATTTTGCTCATGGGGATCCTGGTCGGTGAGGCGGTAAGAAAAAGAAATGCAGTGAACAAAGCCCCTCTCCCCTCGGGAGAGGGGTTGGGGTGAGGGTGCGGGAGTGCATGACTGCTGGCGCTCCCGCGAGACACGAACGAAGTAAGCGCAAGCGCTTATGCCTGCACATGCATTTGCGAGGTGGCTTCGCCCCTACCCTCACCCCAACCCCTCTCCCGGAGGGAGAGGGGCTTTAGGCGCTACTGCGCGTCGCGGGGGTGGGCGACCACAGCCTGGCGTTGCTCGCCCAAACCTTCGATGCCCAGCGCCATCACGTCGCCCGGTTTCAGGTAGATCGGCGGCTTCTGCCCCAGGCCCACGCCCGGCGGCGTGCCGGTGCTGATCACGTCGCCCGGCATCAGCGTCATGTAACGGCTGATGTGGCTGACCAGCTCGGCAACGCCGAACACCATCGTGCGCGTGTTGCCGTTCTGGTAGCGGTGGCCATTGACCTCCAGCCACATCGACAGGTTCTGCGGGTCCGCCACTTCGTCGCGGGTGACCAGCCACGGACCGAGCGGGCCGAAGCCGTCGCAGCTCTTGCCCTTGACCCACTGGCCGCCGTGCTCGAGCTGGAACTCGCGCTCGGACAGGTCGTTGATCACCGCATAGCCGGCGACATGCTGGAGCGCGTCTTCCAGCGTCACGTCGCGCGCGACATCGCCGATCACCACGCCCAGTTCCACTTCCCAGTCGCTCTTCTTCGAGCCGCGCGGAATCGTCACGGTGTCGTTGGGGCCGCTGATCGCGGTGGTGGCCTTCATGAACAGCACCGGCATCTCCGGCACCGCCATGCCCGACTCGGCGGCGTGGTCGGCGTAGTTCAGGCCCACGCAGATGAACTTGCCGACGCGGCCCACGGCCGGCCCGTAGCGCACCTCGCCTTGCACCTTCGGCAGCGTGGCCGGGTCCAGCGCGCGCAGCTTGTCCAGGCCGGCGGCGGTGAGGTGGTCGCCAGCCACATCGTCGATGATCGCGGACAGGTCGCGCAGGTGGCCGTCGGCATCCAGCAGGGCGGGACGTTCGTGGCCGGGTTCGCCGTAGCGCAGCAGTTTCATGGGGTGTCCTCTTGGAAGTGGAAGGCCGGCGCGGTCAGTTCGACCAGCCGCCGTCGATGATGTGGGTCTGCCCGGTGGTGAACGAGGATGCGTCCGAAGCCAGGTACACCACCAGCTGCGCGATCTCGCGCGGGTCGCCGAGGCGGCCCATCGGCTGGCGGTCGGTGAAGCTCTTCCACACCGCCTGCTCGTCGCCGCCCAGCGCCTTGACCCGCTGCCCCAGCGACGGCGTCTTGATCGTGCCCGGGCAGATCGCGTTGCAACGGATGCCCTTGGCCACGTAGTCGGCAGCGATGGCCTTGCTCAGCCCGATCACCGCGGCCTTGGTCACGCCGTAGGCGAAGCGGTTCGGCACGCCCTTGATGCTGGAGGCCACCGAGGACATGTTGACGATGCTGCCGCGGCCCTGTTCCAGCATGCCGGGCAACACCGCCTGGCACAGGTAGTACATCGCATCGACGTTGATCGCGAACGAGCGCCGCCACGCCGCTTCGTCGCAGTCGAGGATGCTGCCCTGGTGCACGTAGCCGGCGCAGTTGAACAGCACGTCGAACGGCGCGTTCGCCGCGACCAGCGCCCGGATCGCGGCGGCATCGGTGACGTCCAGGGTCTGGGTGACGATCGCAGGAGATTCGGTGGCCAGCGCCTGCAGGGCGGTGGCATCGATATCGGTGGCCAGCACCTGTGCGCCTTCGCGCGCGCAGGCCAGCGCGCTCTCGCGGCCGATGCCGGCGCCGGCGGCGGTGATCAGGCAGCGCTTGCCTTGCAGTCGGCCGCTCATGCGCGGCTCCGGAGGGGGAATGCGGGCGTGGTCACGGTGCGGGGTCCGGTCGGTGGAGAGGGAGAGAATCGGGCAAGCGGTAGAAGCGGCGGGCGGTGCCGGCGAACACGTCGTCGGCGTGGCCGGCGGCATGGCGCGCGACCAGCGCCTGCGCCTGCGCCAGCCAGGCGCTGTAGCCGGCGCGCTGGGTCAGCACCGGCCAATCGCTGCCCCACAGCACCCGCTGCGCGCCGAAGCAGGCGAACACCTGCGTCACGTAGGGCTCGATCGCCGCCGCGTCGGCGTCGGCCGGCAGTTCGGTGAGCAGGCCGGACAGCTTGCACAGCACGTTCGGGTGCTGCGCCAGCTGCGCCAGGCCGTCGGCCCAGGCGGCGAACCCGTCGCCGCCGATCGCCGGCTTGGCGGCATGGTCGAGCACCACGCGCAACGATGGATGGCGCTGCAGCCGCGCCTGCAACGCGGGCAGGTGCAATGGCTTGACCAGCGCATCGAACGCCAGATCGTGCCGCAGCATCGCGTCGAATGCGGCGTCCAGCTGCGGCCGCGCCAGCCATTGCGGATCGGCCAGGTCCTGCACCATCGGCCGCAGGCCCTTGAGCAAGCCCTCGCCCTCGGCGCACAACGCGGCGATGCGCGCAGCGGCGTCGCCCGCTTCGAAATCGACCCAACCGACCACGCCGGCGATGCGCGGCTGCGCGCGCGCCAACTGCAGCAGGTAGCGGGTCTCCGCTTCGGTCTGCGCCGCCTGCACCGCGACGATCGCTCCCACGCCGTGCGCATCGAGCGCGGCGAGCAGGTCCTCGGGCACGAAGTCGCGGTACAGCGCAGCGAGGTCGGGCGTCAGCCAGGCGTAGTCGCCGCGCGCCAGCTGCCAGAAGTGCACATGCGCATCGACCACGTTCACGGCGTCGGCACCTGCGCCTGCAACAGGCCCTGCTCGCGCAGCTGTTGCCACAGCAGCGGCGGGATCGGCGCCTGCAGGCGCGCGGCGGCGCTGGCCACCTCGGCCGGCGTGCGCATGCCGGCGACCACCGTGGCCACCGCCGGATGCGCGAGCGGGAACTGCAGCGCGGCCGCGCCCACGTCCACGCCCTGCGCCGCGCAGGCGGCGAACAGGCGCTGCGCATGCGCCAGCGTGGCCGGATCCACCGGCGCGTAGTTGTAGGTGTCGCCAGGGCCGCGCGCGTCGCTTAGCAGGCCCGAGCTGTAGGGACCGGCCACGAGGATGCCGACCTCATGCTGCAGCGCCTGCGCCATGATGCGCTGCGCCGCGTGCTGTTCGAGCAGGGTGTAACGGCCGGCCAGCATCACGCAGTCCAGCGGAAACAGCGGCATCAGTTCCAGCGCGATGTCTTCCTCGTTGACGCCGATGCCGATCGCGCGGCAGGCGCCGCTGGCCTTGAGCTCGGCCATCGCCGGCAAGGCTTCGTCCAGCGCCTGGCGCAGCATCGCCGGATGGCGCTCGCCGTGGGTGAGCCGGCCGATGTCGTGCAGCAGCAGAATGTCCACGTGGTCGGTGCCGAGCCGTTGCAGGCTGGCCTCGAACTCGCGCAGC from Xanthomonas sp. DAR 34887 carries:
- a CDS encoding amidohydrolase family protein is translated as MNVVDAHVHFWQLARGDYAWLTPDLAALYRDFVPEDLLAALDAHGVGAIVAVQAAQTEAETRYLLQLARAQPRIAGVVGWVDFEAGDAAARIAALCAEGEGLLKGLRPMVQDLADPQWLARPQLDAAFDAMLRHDLAFDALVKPLHLPALQARLQRHPSLRVVLDHAAKPAIGGDGFAAWADGLAQLAQHPNVLCKLSGLLTELPADADAAAIEPYVTQVFACFGAQRVLWGSDWPVLTQRAGYSAWLAQAQALVARHAAGHADDVFAGTARRFYRLPDSLPLHRPDPAP
- a CDS encoding IclR family transcriptional regulator, which produces MTTPPPKYRAPALDKGLDILELLARDARPMTMSEISQGIGRSRGEIFRMLQVLEERGYLTKGGPGEGGYVLTNRLFMLGMQQPQVQNVTEAALPVMRRLADAIRQPCHLVAPSDEQIVVIAQMDVPSDLGMVVRPGHRRPFAHSTSGLVLFAFQHEDAQARLLQRLDAGDVAYDRDAFLAAAAQVRALGYSIHPSEAVVGVIDLTAPILQHGSAIYTLTVPFIERRPQQIDAQAAMQAVCAAAAEISAALGG
- a CDS encoding L-rhamnose mutarotase: MPRHCYLLDLHDDPALIAEYERWHRPDTVWPEIVASLRNAGIRELDIHRCGDRLVMLMEVDETYSPAAKAAADAADPRVQAWEELMWRFQKPLPGSAPGEKWREALQIFSLQAAVAEQARRQERE
- a CDS encoding SDR family oxidoreductase, with the protein product MSGRLQGKRCLITAAGAGIGRESALACAREGAQVLATDIDATALQALATESPAIVTQTLDVTDAAAIRALVAANAPFDVLFNCAGYVHQGSILDCDEAAWRRSFAINVDAMYYLCQAVLPGMLEQGRGSIVNMSSVASSIKGVPNRFAYGVTKAAVIGLSKAIAADYVAKGIRCNAICPGTIKTPSLGQRVKALGGDEQAVWKSFTDRQPMGRLGDPREIAQLVVYLASDASSFTTGQTHIIDGGWSN
- a CDS encoding IS110 family transposase, translated to MSPVVGIDVAKRSFDLAIDLANGKYRTKAKLPNDPKGFHALHAWLRTHAQPDSWIVMEATGTYHEALAEFVHGEGYRVCVLNPAQMALYARSQLTRVKTDRSDAKLIASYGLRHRESLRRWQPDPPALKQLKALVRRRDDLLQMLQMERNRLDVATLVVRDSILENIGQLQARIAQIERAIDDHIDQDPTLRGQRELLVSIDGIADTSAALILAELGNVDRFARASAVTAFAGLNPRLQESGKRQGQVCISRTGSPRLRAGLFLPALVAMTHNPVVRALKQRMRQRGKANKQIICAAMRKLLHIAYGVLKSRTPFDPQKAIAC
- the fucP gene encoding L-fucose:H+ symporter permease gives rise to the protein MHYSSDTATAAPGSLARTAIVPLVLIVSLFFLWGMANNLNDILIKQFKKAFELSDLQAGLVQSAFYLGYFVFAIPAAMFMRRFSYKAAVVLGLLLYAAGAFLFYPAAQEHTYGLFLLALFVIASGLAFLETTANPLVTVLGPADGAARRLNLAQAFNPLGSITGVMIGQHFILSGVEHTPQELAAMAPAARASFFAAESAAVQTPYLIIGAVVVLWALLIGLTRFPVTREDGAVTGGGKAYFGPLLRNRRFVFAVVAQFFYVGAQVGIWSYLIRYLQDAVPGTPEKTAASFLTVSLVLFMAGRFIGTALLRFVSPAVLLGAFALLNLLLCGVAIALPGWTGLYALVASSAFMSVMFPTIFALGLDGLNDDARKLGSSLIVMAIIGGAALTALMGALSDHAGIHWAMAVPALCFAVILAFAAYARDLAAASRTAATGA
- a CDS encoding fumarylacetoacetate hydrolase family protein encodes the protein MKLLRYGEPGHERPALLDADGHLRDLSAIIDDVAGDHLTAAGLDKLRALDPATLPKVQGEVRYGPAVGRVGKFICVGLNYADHAAESGMAVPEMPVLFMKATTAISGPNDTVTIPRGSKKSDWEVELGVVIGDVARDVTLEDALQHVAGYAVINDLSEREFQLEHGGQWVKGKSCDGFGPLGPWLVTRDEVADPQNLSMWLEVNGHRYQNGNTRTMVFGVAELVSHISRYMTLMPGDVISTGTPPGVGLGQKPPIYLKPGDVMALGIEGLGEQRQAVVAHPRDAQ
- a CDS encoding aldo/keto reductase, yielding MNAAAAAAPGPIAQRPLGRSGVRIATLGFGAAPIGNLYAEVDEAVALAAVADAHAAGIRHFDTAPYYGYGLSERRLGQGLRGLPRASYTLSTKVGRRVFDEPGAAPGRDGFAVAGRGAAFDYSRDGVLREFEASLQRLGTDHVDILLLHDIGRLTHGERHPAMLRQALDEALPAMAELKASGACRAIGIGVNEEDIALELMPLFPLDCVMLAGRYTLLEQHAAQRIMAQALQHEVGILVAGPYSSGLLSDARGPGDTYNYAPVDPATLAHAQRLFAACAAQGVDVGAAALQFPLAHPAVATVVAGMRTPAEVASAAARLQAPIPPLLWQQLREQGLLQAQVPTP
- a CDS encoding L-fuconate dehydratase — translated: MSKIVALETFDVRFPTSRELDGSDAMNPDPDYSAAYLRLRTDADDGLAGYGLVFTIGRGNDVQSAAIAALSHHVVGRDVEAVIGDLGGFARSLTDDSQLRWLGPEKGVMHMAIGGVINAAWDMAARRAGKPLWRYIAELSPEQLVATIDFRYLSDALTPDDALALLRAAEPQRAARTQTLLEQGYPAYTTSPGWLGYSDEKLVRLAKEAVADGFRTIKLKVGANVQDDIRRCRLAREAIGPDIAMAVDANQRWDVGPAIAWMRQLAEFDIAWIEEPTSPDDVLGHAAIRQGIAPVPVSTGEHTQNRVVFKQLLQAGAVDLIQIDAARVGGVNENLAILLLAAKFGVRVFPHAGGVGLCELVQHLAMADFVAITGKMEDRAIEFVDHLHQHFVDPVRIEHGRYLAPTLPGFSAEMHAQSVTQYLYPDGPFWSADLAAQQA